One Syngnathus acus chromosome 13, fSynAcu1.2, whole genome shotgun sequence genomic window carries:
- the ppp1r37 gene encoding protein phosphatase 1 regulatory subunit 37: MNIEEQRLDLCNVKTKTSMDDEHRNTTFGTDGVRISELIVDADRQTVESMPQLADNLQEAEGDNCKVKDTLEIDEVNGNRLSADRTGSPNPTDSFFPNNGDHKDNAAADQMKDPKDTEPVKLNDPAEDDDGGEMDMGVDLSLDESGVLEAEPTAVRSPPGDISDTSSQVVPAGSEAESRSDAQHPDESSGADHAVLYPTVEEENDNHKLSGKRVTFPSDDDIVSGAVEPKDPWRHAQNVTVDDILSSYKQACHKLNCKPIPKVLKQIQELIDLTQRNECLDLKGEKLDYKACESLEEVLKRVQFKVINLEQTNLDEDGASALFDMIEYYESATHLNISFNKHIGTRGWQAAAHMMRKTSSLQYLDARNTPLLDHSAPFVARALRISGSLAVLHLENAGLSGRPLMMLATALKMNMNLRELYLADNKLNGLQDSAQLGNLLKFNYNIQILDLRNNHILDSGLAYVCEGLKEQRKGLVTLVLWNNQLTHNGMGYLAAALPCTQSLETLNLGHNSVGNEGVHKLKDGLIANRSVLRLGLASTKVSCEGAVAVAEFIAESPRLLRLDLRENEIKTGGLMALSLALKVNTSLLRLDLDREPKKETVKSFIETQRALLAEIQNGCKRNFILAKEKEETEQMMRQSVSMAEIATEDGTREEEGEDSNDRSPEDKTESQEQPSGESGASAEVSVPPINLDSDSDTEDEEEVITKASSEPKAVQSPTPPQTEVVAPASSSSHVPPPPSMNTISGITVTNSPVPLGTPPSPGRCISVSSPGRGHKIFMVTRVESPPEPQAAAGHTDGASKRTLETSAATAKQIQPTQEEVHDDTTLKRTHDHDVIGNTLEAPLTSQQAPASPSSAQPEAPPPQTPCEELKEAPAVEESGAASPEATSGDAKEEIQTSTPTPDQLTQDSERQDDAKEVNASPPTVTEDDSHGPKPDGEHQKAEPDGQEVAQPVPADQPTSVTAVQAETEASADQGEPEVAGSLLPNGLKPEFSLHLLDTDGPKPGSCVMEHVSVSCTQDLEELLLEASLDTGRDAP; this comes from the exons ATGAATATCGAAGAGCAGCGTCTCGATCTGTGCAATGTCAAGACCAAAACGAGCATGGACGATGAGCATCGTAACACTACCTTTGGCACGGATGGGGTCCGCATCTCTGAGCTGATCGTTGACGCCGATAGGCAAACTGTCGAAAGCATGCCTCAGCTCGCTGACAACCTTCAGGAGGCCGAAGGGGACAACTGCAAGGTGAAGGACACGCTGGAAATCGATGAGGTTAATGGGAATAGACTAAGCGCTGACCGCACCGGGTCGCCGAACCCTACTGACTCATTCTTTCCTAATAACGGGGACCACAAGGACAACGCTGCTGCGGATCAAATGAAGGACCCGAAGGACACTGAACCCGTAAAGTTGAACGACCCGGCAGAAGATGACGATGGCGGGGAGATGGACATGGGTGTGGACCTGAGCTTGGACGAGAGCGGCGTGCTGGAGGCCGAGCCCACCGCTGTCAGGTCGCCGCCAGGTGATATTTCAGACACTTCCAGTCAAGTTGTCCCGGCCGGCAGCGAGGCCGAAAGCCGGTCGGACGCGCAGCATCCAGACGAGTCGTCCGGCGCGGACCACGCCGTGCTGTACCCCACAGTGGAGGAAGAGAACGATAACCACAAACTGAGTGGCAAGAGGGTGACGTTTCCGTCAGATGACGACATTGTTTCTGGAGCTGTGGAACCAAAGGACCCCTGGAGACATG CTCAGAATGTGACGGTGGACGACATCCTGTCTTCGTATAAGCAGGCCTGCCACAAGCTCAACTGTAAACCCATTCCCAAAGTGCTCAAACAGATTCAg gaaCTTATAGACCTGACCCAGCGAAATGAATGCTTGGATCTAAAAG GTGAAAAGTTGGACTACAAGGCGTGCGAGTCCCTGGAAGAAGTTTTAAAGAGAGTCCAGTTTAAAGTGATCAACCTGGAGCAGACCAATTTAGATGAAGAT GGCGCCTCAGCTCTGTTCGACATGATCGAGTACTACGAGTCGGCCACGCACCTCAACATCTCCTTCAACAAGCACATCGGCACGCGGGGGTGGCAAGCCGCCGCTCACATGATGAGGAAG ACGAGCTCTCTGCAGTATCTGGATGCCAGAAACACGCCCCTGCTGGACCACTCGGCTCCCTTCGTGGCTCGGGCGCTCCGGATCAGCGGCAGCCTGGCGGTGCTGCACCTGGAAAACGCCGGCCTGTCCGGCAGACCGCTCATGATGCTCG CAACGGCCTTGAAGATGAACATGAACCTGCGGGAGTTGTACCTGGCCGACAACAAGCTCAACGGCCTGCAGGATTCGGCCCAGCTCGGCAACCTGCTCAAGTTCAACTACAACATTCAAATTCTGGACCTGCGCAACAACCACATCCTGGACTCAG GTTTGGCCTACGTGTGTGAAGGACTAAAAGAGCAGAGGAAAGGCCTCGTCACATTGGTGCTATGGAACAACCAGCTGACGCACAACGGCATGGGCTACCTGGCAGCTGCActg CCTTGCAcccagagtctggagacgcTCAACCTGGGCCATAACTCAGTGGGCAACGAGGGCGTCCACAAGCTGAAAGACGGACTGATCGCCAACCGCTCTGTGCTCAGACTGGGCCTCGCCTCCACTAAAGTGTCCTGCGAAG GAGCGGTGGCGGTAGCCGAATTTATCGCCGAGAGCCCGAGGCTGCTGCGTCTGGATCTGCGGGAAAATGAGATCAAGACAGGTGGACTGATGGCTCTGTCGCTCGCCTTGAAAGTCAACACCTCTCTGCTACGTCTCGACCTGGACCGGGAGCCCAAGAAAGAAACT GTGAAGAGCTTCATCGAGACCCAGCGTGCCCTGCTGGCCGAAATCCAGAACGGCTGCAAGAGGAACTTCATCCTCGCCAAAGAGAAGGAGGAAACAGAGCAGATGATGAGGCAGTCGGTATCCATGGCCGAAATCGCCACCGAGGACGGAACGCGAGAAGAAGAAGGCGAGGACAGCAACGACAGGAGCCCAGAGGATAAAACGGAAAGCCAAGAGCAGCCGAGCGGCGAGTCGGGGGCGAGCGCCGAGGTGAGCGTTCCGCCGATCAACCTGGACTCTGACTCCGACACCGAAGATGAGGAAGAAGTGATCACGAAAGCCTCGTCCGAGCCAAAAGCGGTCCAAAGTCCGACTCCCCCTCAAACTGAAGTGGTAGCGCCCGCATCGAGTTCCTCACACGTGCCCCCGCCGCCCTCAATGAACACCATTTCAGGAATCACCGTCACCAACAGCCCGGTTCCTTTGGGCACGCCTCCCTCGCCGGGCCGCTGCATATCAGTCTCCAGTCCCGGGCGAGGTCACAAGATTTTCATGGTGACTCGGGTTGAGAGCCCGCCTGAACCTCAGGCTGCTGCCGGCCACACCGACGGGGCGTCAAAGAGGACCTTAGAAACAAGCGCAGCCACCGCCAAGCAAATCCAGCCCACGCAGGAGGAGGTCCACGACGACACGACGCTGAAGCGCACCCACGACCACGACGTCATTGGCAACACTTTAGAAGCGCCATTGACGAGTCAACAAGCACCAGCCTCGCCTTCGTCCGCTCAGCCTgaagcccccccaccccagaCCCCCTGTGAGGAGCTGAAAGAAGCTCCTGCTGTGGAGGAAAGCGGAGCGGCGTCGCCGGAAGCCACGAGCGGAGACGCCAAAGAGGAAATCCAGACATCCACACCCACGCCGGACCAATTAACGCAAGACTCTGAGCGTCAGGACGACGCAAAAGAGGTGAACGCCAGCCCCCCGACTGTGACTGAGGACGACAGCCACGGTCCAAAACCGGACGGGGAACATCAGAAAGCTGAGCCAGACGGACAGGAAGTAGCACAGCCCGTTCCCGCCGACCAACCGACATCCGTCACTGCCGTCCAAGCTGAAACGGAGGCCTCCGCCGACCAGGGCGAGCCGGAAGTGGCCGGTTCGCTTTTGCCCAACGGCCTGAAACCCGAATTCTCCCTCCACCTCCTCGACACCGACGGCCCCAAACCCGGCAGCTGTGTCATGGAacacg TGAGTGTGAGCTGCACACAAGACCTGGAGGAGCTGCTTCTCGAAGCCAGTTTGGACACTGGAAGAGATGCGCCCTGA
- the LOC119132327 gene encoding late histone H2A.2.2-like, whose product MSGRGKKAAPKTKSPVSRSVRAGLVFPVGRIHRMLKKGNYAERVGSGAPVYLAAVLEYLCAEILELAGNASRHNKKKRISPRHILLAVKNDEEFNKLLAGVTISEGGVIPNINAALLPKKTKPPAAENTSDDVQSQDF is encoded by the coding sequence ATGTCTGGCCGTGGTAAAAAAGCTGCCCCAAAGACCAAATCCCCGGTTTCCAGATCTGTTCGGGCAGGCCTCGTCTTCCCAGTGGGCCGCATCCACAGGATGCTGAAGAAGGGCAACTACGCCGAACGCGTGGGCAGCGGCGCACCCGTCTATCTCGCTGCCGTCTTGGAATATCTCTGCGCGGAGATCCTGGAGCTGGCAGGCAACGCTAGCCGACACAATAAGAAGAAGCGCATCTCTCCTCGCCATATCCTGCTGGCTGTCAAGAATGACGAGGAGTTCAATAAGCTTCTGGCTGGCGTCACCATCTCTGAAGGCGGTGTGATCCCCAACATCAACGCGGCCCTTCTTCCGAAAAAGACTAAGCCCCCCGCAGCGGAAAACACTTCTGATGATGTTCAGTCACAAGACTTTTAA